ACTTTCAAATAATCCCCACCTTTTACAGTTTTAATCTTTTCATTTATATTACCATATTATTGATATACTCTTTTCCAATTACCCATATCTTATATTGTGTTGAATTCACACAACCACTGTAATCCTTACAATATATAGCGATAAAACATTTCCTTAAAATGAGTTACACATGCACATAATGAAGGGAACTAGAGAGAAGACAAAGAAAAAAGCCTACCCATGATACAAGGTAAGCTTATATTTTGAAGTCTTTAATGGCTTTGTTCATCGCATCTTGATCTATACCGATATACCGTAACGTAAACGCTGGATCACTGTGGTTTAATATTTTCTGTAATAGAGCCACATCTCCTGTTTGTTTATACAAATGATAGCCAAATGTTTTTCGTAACGTATGGGTACCGATATCATCTAAACTTACATATTCAGCAGCACTTCTTAAAATCTTATATGCCATGCTTCTACCAATCGGTTTATTAATACCCTCTCTGCTTTGAAACAAATATTCATGATCTTCTTTCCCTTCAATATATTGTTTAAATTCACGCTGCAGTTGTGGAGTCATATCAATACGTTTTTTCTTTCCTGTTTTTACTTCAATGATGTTAAAGTATTTTCTTTTTGCATCAGATACTCTTAAAGGTAGGATATCTGATATTCTCAGTCCTGAGTTTATACCTGTCACAAACAACATATAGTTTCGTTCACTTTGATTCTTTAAATGTCGTTTGATTTCAAATATACAATCTAGATCACGTATAGGCTGTACAAAGTTCATCCAGCTTTCACCTCTGATTCATACACAGCAATACCTAACGCATTAGCTATATTTATAATGGCTTCTTTCTTTTCTCTATAGAAGGTTCGAGAACTCATATCTAGTTCAAGAGCTACAGCACAATCCTTAGTTCTTTCTTTTTGCATATAGCATTGAATTAGAATGGCTCGATGTTCACCATTTAAACGATTTACAGCACTTTCAATAGATTTCATAAAAAGATTTCGCTCTACATTATAAATAGCCGCATCTTCAGTAGTAGAATGAAATTCGTTCGTTTGACTTGGTGGTGTTAATGAATAAGTGGTTGTGATCTTTGGTAACTTATCATTAGGTACTGTAAACAATAATCTTCTATACTTTTCAAATGCATCTTCAACAACCTTCTTTGTATCTTCAACAGCAATTTTAGGTAAATCAAATGTAACTTGATTCCATTCCACAACCCACACCCCTTAATTGTTTTTCACCCTAAAATAAAAAGAACACTAGTCATATAAAATATGATCCAGTGTCCTTTGGTTTTTCCATTTGGACTTTTTATATTTTTTCTATATTTGTTGTTTTTACTAGTTTGACCTTGCCAGCTTGCCAAGTAATTATTTGTTCTCTATAGCCTGTTTTTGGGGGTTTTACTTCGGTTAGTTCTCCACCTTTACTGATATAAACTTGACTTTGATTTGATTCAGTTTCAATTATGTTTATTTTAGGTTCTTTATCATTCAAATGATTCACACCCTCTCTAAAACACTTCTAGTTGCAACTTTTTCTTTCGTTCATTTATATATTTGGACTTAGCTTCTTTTGGATTTATTGGGTATACAGGGCGTGCTAAGAATGAGATTGAGATGTCTACATGTTCAAGGTTTATTTTTGTATACTCCATTATCTTATAATTCTCACCTTTGAACTCAAAAATGTTACCCAACATCAGTTCTTTTATTCTTTTAGAATCATCATATTTTCGTCTCATTACAAATTCTAGTTGATATGAAGGTTTATAAACCTTTCTCTTAAAATCATTTCTTTGTATATTTTGGCAAATATACGATACCTCTAAAACACTCTCATACAATAGTTCAAAGTTTTCAATTCCTATGATTAAATAAGTTGTGCTTCTATGTTCAAATGTATCACCTATTTTTTTAGGCTGTTTAAATAATCGAAATTTAAATGTAAAACTATTTATAATATCATCTTTCAAAAGTACCTCACTTCCTTTTTACAAGCTCCCCTATATCTTCACCATAAGACTTTAATACTTGCAATTTTCTAGTTGTAACTTGAATTCAGGCTTTTGTTCAATATCGTTAACAAGCATGTTCAAATGGTTCCTCAATAAAAGTAAGTTCGTTTCTTCCTTATTTCTATATTCATTTATTTGAATAACTATTGTCTCCAACCAATCTTTATAGAGCAATCTCTTTCACTCCTTCCATCAAGGCTTAAGGTTTCGCAATTATCCGAATCATATAACGTCACTCTATCTTCATGTCCTTCTGCTGTAGGTATCCACTTATAATCCA
The window above is part of the Chengkuizengella sp. SCS-71B genome. Proteins encoded here:
- a CDS encoding site-specific integrase gives rise to the protein MNFVQPIRDLDCIFEIKRHLKNQSERNYMLFVTGINSGLRISDILPLRVSDAKRKYFNIIEVKTGKKKRIDMTPQLQREFKQYIEGKEDHEYLFQSREGINKPIGRSMAYKILRSAAEYVSLDDIGTHTLRKTFGYHLYKQTGDVALLQKILNHSDPAFTLRYIGIDQDAMNKAIKDFKI
- a CDS encoding ArpU family phage packaging/lysis transcriptional regulator, whose translation is MEWNQVTFDLPKIAVEDTKKVVEDAFEKYRRLLFTVPNDKLPKITTTYSLTPPSQTNEFHSTTEDAAIYNVERNLFMKSIESAVNRLNGEHRAILIQCYMQKERTKDCAVALELDMSSRTFYREKKEAIINIANALGIAVYESEVKAG
- a CDS encoding DUF3954 domain-containing protein produces the protein MNDKEPKINIIETESNQSQVYISKGGELTEVKPPKTGYREQIITWQAGKVKLVKTTNIEKI